TTTTTTCATATGCTATGATAAAACCTGAATATAATGATAGAGTATTTTTTGCAGGTGAACATACATCTACTACACATGCTTGGCAGCAAGGTGCTTTAAATAGTGGAATGAAGGCAGCAAATTCTTTGGTAAAATATTGTAAGATTCATAAAGGTTAAAAGCTATATAGGTTATACGTTTCTTTACACAATATATTAGTATCCTTAATTTGTAAAATATCTATATAGTGTTGAAATATTTAAGAATAAATGAATTTATTACTAAAAAAATTATAAAATCTTTATGAAATTAGTATATAATATTTATATAAATATAGAAAAATTAAGAAAAGATTAACATATATAGTTTCATATAGATAACACATTAGATGACTTTATAACTACAATTTATATCAAAAGGATTGTTCTGTTAATAATAGGGCAGTCTTTTTTATTACATATAAAATATTTTACTATAAATTATCAAGGCATTGTAAAAATATAAAGGACTATATATAAAAATGTAGAATGATTTAATAGGACATTAAATGATAGAATTGATTATTTTATTTACAATAATCATGGACTAAAACTAGGAGTTGAACATATGAAAAAATACATAAAGGTGGTTACAATATTAATATCATTTTTGATGTTTTTTCTGATGACATCATTTACATATGCTGAATATAAAAAGAAAGTATTACTTATAAATTCGTACAATTCAAGTTTTCCAACCTTTTTTAATCAAATCGAAGGAATAAAATCAAATAATAATGTTTTATTAAAGTATGGCATTAGATCAAATTATTTATCCAAATACAGTATTTTAATTCATAAAAACCTTACTTTTTATGAAAAGTATAAATTATTAGTATGGATTCTTATTGGAATGTTTATTATAATGAGTTCTTTAATTGTTTTACTGATTATGAATATCGAAAAAAGAAAAATTCAAGAGAGTAAAATAAAGAGGCTTGCATATTATGATATATTAACGGGATTACCTAATAGAACATATTTAAATGAAAAACTAAGAGATGAATTAGAAGTAGCGAAGACTTCTGGAGCTAAAGGTGTGGTTTTCTTTATTGATGTTGATAATTTTAAAATATTAAATGATACTTTTGGTCATGGATTTGGGGATGAAATTTTAATAGATATTGGAAAAAGAATTAAAGAATTAATTGGAAATGATAAATTTATAGCGAGGCTTGGTGGAGATGAATTTATTATTCTTCTAAAGAATGTAAATAATAGAACAATAATAGATAACATAGTTAATGAAGTTATAAGCATTTTTGAAAAGCCATTTTATATTCAAGAAAAGGAATTTTACTTAACTATAAGTATAGGAATAACACTTTATCCGAAAGATGGAGATAATTTAGATGAATTATTAAAAAATGCTGATACTGCAATGTATAAAGCAAAGGATTCAGGTAGGGCTAGATATGTATACTTTGAAAAAGATATGAATGAAAAATCTTTTGAAAAAATGCAAATGCAAAATAAATTAAGAAATGCTATAGAAAATGATGAACTTGTACTGTATTATCAACCTAAGGTTGATCTGAAAAATAATGAAATTATAGAATATGAAGCTCTAATCCGTTGGATTAGTCCAGATTATGGCTTTGTTCCTCCTGATAGATTTATTGGTATAGCTGAAGAAAGTGGATTAATATCTAAACTTGGTATATGGGTATTCGAAAAAGCATGTGAGTTTAGTAAAAAAATAAATAAGAGTTCTAAAAAGAATATAATTGTATCTGTAAATGTATCAGTAGTAGAGTTAATGAATGCAAATTACATGTCTACTATAAAAAAAATTCTTGAAAAAATCGAAGTTAATCCAAAGTTGATTGGAATTGAAATAACTGAAACCGCTTTAATGGAATCTTTTGAAACAAATGAGGCAATTTTAAATCAATTAATTGAACTTGGAATACAAGTATCATTGGATGACTTTGGAACGGGGTATTCATCACTCAATTATTTGAAAAAAATACCTACTAATATACTAAAGATTGATAAGTCTTTTGTTGATGATATAAGAAATGATGAAATAGATGAGACAATAATAAAATCAATAATCGAAATAGCTCATAAGCTTAACTTAGAAGTTGTAGCTGAGGGTGTAGAAACAGAAGCACAAAAAGATAAGCTTAAAGAATATAAGTGCGACCAAATACAGGGCTATTTGATAAGTAAGCCGCTACCTGAAGAGGATATATTTAAAGGTGATTTGCTTATTTGATAAGGGATTGAATAAATACATAATAGAAAGTTAAACTGAAGCTACCTTTAAATTAAAGGTAGCTTTTTAGTATGTAGACATGAAAATAGCATAGCAGTTAACAAAATGAAACAATTGTGTTTATATTCTGATTTTTTTAAAAAAAATCATTTTATAATAAAAATCATATGATATAATTACATGAATTCCATTATGTGTAAAAAATAAAAAGTTATAGGGGGGAGTAGTTTGTATAATTTAAGAAGATTTAAAGGATTTTATGTTGGGGTAGCCATGTTTACTATGTTAAGTTCTTTTTCTTATGCACAGCCTACACTTAAAGATTCACCTTATCCTGCTGATGACAGAGTATATGAACATCTAAATGTGCTTGCAAGCGTAGATAATGCTAGAGTAACAGGATTTGAGGGAGAGCACAAAGCTGCTGACTACATAGCGCAACAATTTGAAGATTATGACTTAATTATAGATAGACAAGAATTCCCAGTAACTGCTTTTTTAGATGAAGGATCTAAACTAATTATAGATTCTCTTGATGGGAAAGAAATAGAGACTAAAAATTTTACTTATACGCCTGCGACGCCGAGTGAAGGAATTTCAGCCGATATAGTCTTTGCAAATTTAGGTTCAGAAGAAGATTTTACAAACATTGATGTGAAAGGGAAAATTGCTTTAATTAAAAGAGGTGCCTATACTTTCTATGATAAAGTCCAAAATGCAGCAAAAGCTGGAGCTATAGGCGTTATTATTTTTAATAATAGTGAGGGAATGATTAGTGGAACTTTAGGTCAGATATCAGATATTCCAGCATTAGCTATAATGCAAGAAGATGGTGAGGCTTTAAAAGCTATACTAGATAAAGGAGAATTAATAAAAGTTTGTATGAAAATAGATACACAGGTGAAGGATAGTTATTCTGAAAATGTTATAGGGACTTTATATGCTCAAAAAAATGCTAGAAATGCTAAAACAGTAATAATTGGAGCACATATGGACTGTGTTGATACACCTGGAGCTAATGACAATTGCTCGGGAGTAACAGGATTATTAGAACTTGCTAGAGCTTCTCAGATGTTAAAATTAAACTACAATGTTAAGTTTGTTGCATTTGGAGCAGAAGAAATAGGTTTAGTTGGTTCACAAAAATATGTAGAATCCTTAAGCCAAGAAGAAAAAGACAATATTGCATGTATGATTAATATGGATATGATAGGGGTTGGAGAAACCTTAGGAATTATGACAGCTACAGATAATTCTAATACGTACATGGCTGATTTAGCAGAAAAATGTACTAAAGAGCTTGGTTATAATTATGATCGTAGTGTTGAAGACAGAAGTGATCATACATCATTTGATACAGTTGGTATACCATCTGTACATTTTGACTATCATATAGATCAAAACTATCATACAGATGAAGATTCAATAGATAAGATTGATTCAATGAATGTTTTAAATGTATACTCTGTAGTACTAAATATGCTTAGAGATTTAGAGAAAGAGATGCCTACAGATCAAAAAGATAAAGTAATTAAGACTATGAAATCTTTCAATAGATTTGACTTAGGAAACAAATCAAAGAATGGTGAATTTTATATTAAATAATAATTGAAAAAACTATTTTTAAAGTAAATTTATAAATGGAAAGTTAGTCTGAAATTAGTCTAGAAAAAGAAGAGCATAAGCTCTTCTTTTTAATGTAATTGATGAAGAATACAAATTTACAGTTTAGCAACTGGGTTTTCTTTATAGCTAATCCAAATCCTTTTTTAAGGACTCTTTTTCTTTGAAAAAATTATTTTTTATATTATTTTGCCATGGGTAGTTCGTAGCACTAGGAATATGCCCAGCTGTAGCATATAAAGGCTCATTTTCTCCTAGATATCTTTCATAGGCCCTAGAGTCGATTAATACGATATTATCGTCGGCTTTTCTTGATTTTACATAATCTATATAACAATAAATATCTTTATTTATTTTTATACTGTATTTTCCTTGTTTTTCTACTTTATGTATTTCTTTTGTTATAGGATAACCTTGCTTTTTCCATTCTTGTGTACCACCATTCAGTACATAGGTTTTATCGTATCCTAAATATTTTAATAACCACCAAAGCCTAGGAGCACCATCTAAATATTCATCATATATGACAATGGTTGTATGATTATTAACTCCTATATTTTCTAATTTTTCTTTAAATAGATTCAAATCTGGAATAGGCCTGAATCCTCCATGTTTTTTTCTTTCCCCTGATAAATCATTATTCATGTCAAGGTAAAATGCATTTTTAATATGATCTTCTTCATATATTTTTTCCATAAGTTGGATAAAAATAAATTAAATCTACAATCCAAAACTACCATACTATTATTATCTAAATGATTAAATAGCCAAGAAGCAGTAACAAAATTTTTCAACTAAATCATCTTCTACAACATTATTTTGCTATTACTATACTTTCATTTTACTCTTGGTAAATCTAGTGTTCAACATTTTGTACAAAATATATATTGACCTTAACTTTATATGAATGTATAATCGAATATGTTGCAAAAATAGTTTGACATAAAACTAATCACATTTAGGAGGAACAATTATGCAGTATAAAGACGGAAAATATATAGGCATAGGAAATGGGTATGGAGGAAATATAGAGCTTGAAGTTGAGATATTAAAAAGTAAAATAAATGATATAGTAGTAATAAGTCATAATGAAACAAAAATTATATCAGACCCAGCATTTGAGTATATTATTAAAAATATAATAGAGAAAAATACTATTTTAGTTCCTAATGTATCGGGGTGTTCAATGAGTTCTAGAGGAATTAGAGAAGCGGTAAAGAATGCTTTAATAGAAGCTAATGGGGATAGAAAAGAACTAGAAACACTAATATTACAATCGGAAAATCTTGAGAAAATTAATGCAAAGAAAAGAATTCTAAACTCTGTAGAAAAATTTGATGTAGTAGTTGTCGGAGGTGGAGGAGCTGGTCTTTCAGCTGCAATATCGGCTGCTGATAACGGGGCAAAAGTTGTATTGCTAGAAAAAATGAATAACTTAGGGGGAAATACACTAGT
The window above is part of the Tepidibacter aestuarii genome. Proteins encoded here:
- a CDS encoding putative bifunctional diguanylate cyclase/phosphodiesterase; this translates as MKKYIKVVTILISFLMFFLMTSFTYAEYKKKVLLINSYNSSFPTFFNQIEGIKSNNNVLLKYGIRSNYLSKYSILIHKNLTFYEKYKLLVWILIGMFIIMSSLIVLLIMNIEKRKIQESKIKRLAYYDILTGLPNRTYLNEKLRDELEVAKTSGAKGVVFFIDVDNFKILNDTFGHGFGDEILIDIGKRIKELIGNDKFIARLGGDEFIILLKNVNNRTIIDNIVNEVISIFEKPFYIQEKEFYLTISIGITLYPKDGDNLDELLKNADTAMYKAKDSGRARYVYFEKDMNEKSFEKMQMQNKLRNAIENDELVLYYQPKVDLKNNEIIEYEALIRWISPDYGFVPPDRFIGIAEESGLISKLGIWVFEKACEFSKKINKSSKKNIIVSVNVSVVELMNANYMSTIKKILEKIEVNPKLIGIEITETALMESFETNEAILNQLIELGIQVSLDDFGTGYSSLNYLKKIPTNILKIDKSFVDDIRNDEIDETIIKSIIEIAHKLNLEVVAEGVETEAQKDKLKEYKCDQIQGYLISKPLPEEDIFKGDLLI
- a CDS encoding M20/M25/M40 family metallo-hydrolase, translating into MYNLRRFKGFYVGVAMFTMLSSFSYAQPTLKDSPYPADDRVYEHLNVLASVDNARVTGFEGEHKAADYIAQQFEDYDLIIDRQEFPVTAFLDEGSKLIIDSLDGKEIETKNFTYTPATPSEGISADIVFANLGSEEDFTNIDVKGKIALIKRGAYTFYDKVQNAAKAGAIGVIIFNNSEGMISGTLGQISDIPALAIMQEDGEALKAILDKGELIKVCMKIDTQVKDSYSENVIGTLYAQKNARNAKTVIIGAHMDCVDTPGANDNCSGVTGLLELARASQMLKLNYNVKFVAFGAEEIGLVGSQKYVESLSQEEKDNIACMINMDMIGVGETLGIMTATDNSNTYMADLAEKCTKELGYNYDRSVEDRSDHTSFDTVGIPSVHFDYHIDQNYHTDEDSIDKIDSMNVLNVYSVVLNMLRDLEKEMPTDQKDKVIKTMKSFNRFDLGNKSKNGEFYIK
- a CDS encoding sulfurtransferase; translation: MEKIYEEDHIKNAFYLDMNNDLSGERKKHGGFRPIPDLNLFKEKLENIGVNNHTTIVIYDEYLDGAPRLWWLLKYLGYDKTYVLNGGTQEWKKQGYPITKEIHKVEKQGKYSIKINKDIYCYIDYVKSRKADDNIVLIDSRAYERYLGENEPLYATAGHIPSATNYPWQNNIKNNFFKEKESLKKDLD